One window of the Crassaminicella thermophila genome contains the following:
- a CDS encoding (Fe-S)-binding protein, which translates to MKTKRVFIPGCSLPSYNPKAVEKTLAFLQEKLPGTGAILKCCGKPTKALGQVDKFHERYDTLQAEIDRLGAEEVVVACQSCYMTISENSPKQKVISLWELLPKIGLPKESVGIGKNSDLVFTIHDSCPTRYKSFIQDGIRWIMDELGYKYVEPPHTKENTRCCGFGGMVVPANPDLALRVMKRRTEEFETDYVVAYCAACRESMVKGGKKAVHILDLIFGEVMTSKSEFPCVPSSPITSWINRYKSKKAINKTLK; encoded by the coding sequence ATGAAAACGAAACGAGTATTTATTCCTGGATGTAGTTTACCATCCTATAACCCTAAAGCAGTAGAAAAAACATTAGCCTTTTTACAAGAAAAATTACCAGGGACAGGGGCTATATTAAAATGCTGTGGAAAGCCAACAAAGGCTTTAGGGCAAGTTGATAAATTCCATGAAAGATATGATACTTTACAAGCTGAAATTGATAGATTAGGGGCAGAGGAAGTTGTTGTTGCATGTCAGTCATGTTATATGACAATTTCAGAAAATAGTCCTAAACAAAAGGTTATATCATTATGGGAGTTGTTACCAAAAATAGGATTACCAAAAGAATCTGTAGGAATTGGAAAAAATAGCGATCTTGTATTTACGATTCATGATTCATGTCCAACTAGATATAAATCATTCATTCAAGATGGAATCCGATGGATTATGGATGAGTTAGGATATAAATATGTTGAGCCTCCTCATACAAAGGAAAATACAAGATGCTGTGGTTTTGGAGGAATGGTTGTTCCAGCCAATCCAGATTTAGCATTAAGGGTTATGAAAAGAAGAACAGAGGAGTTTGAGACAGATTATGTTGTAGCATATTGTGCTGCTTGTAGAGAATCTATGGTTAAGGGTGGAAAAAAAGCAGTGCATATTCTTGACTTGATTTTTGGAGAAGTTATGACTTCAAAGTCAGAGTTTCCTTGTGTGCCAAGCAGTCCAATTACAAGTTGGATAAATCGATACAAGTCTAAAAAAGCGATTAATAAGACTTTAAAATAA
- a CDS encoding FAD-dependent oxidoreductase — translation MNKISYPKEVLEKMKEIVDGCMGDAPPYCEATCPMHTDVKGYVNLIAEEKYKEAIKLIREKLFIPGSLGRICAHPCEEKCKREEAFKQAMAIAALKRFVADNYDDESDWDTSIKPENGKSIAIIGAGPAGAQAALDLRRKGYKVTIFEKLTVVGGMMRVGIPEYRLPRNIIDREYSLLEKIGVEFRLGVEVGKDISFDQLRKDFHAVVIAVGAHKGVVIPVEGHDLEGVFDAVNFLREVSLTRKFNIGKKIAVIGGGNVAIDVARSARRVGAEEVHLVCLEPKDQMPAHDWEVEEAEEEGVIVHAGFGPEKIVGKNNKVAGFEIKKCTSIFDKDGKFNPKFDEKNKKMLDVDNVIFAVGQAVDNSFVKVEALETQRGGRFIVNPVTLQTKLEDVFVAGDASGRSVIVIEAMAEGRKAAISVDRYLQGKDMTADREYEGTYETWLETEIKEETDNLPRVKTKQLDPKKRVKGFDEVDLGFTQEQAVEEASRCLKCECKLCMKECIMLNDFCECPKELFQNIIETGEVDPIIPYSCNMCIQCTIACPKDFKMSDRFMEIRKKMVKANNGKSPIKGHKAIDMHQMLGFSKLFNTARPAKK, via the coding sequence ATGAATAAGATTTCATACCCAAAAGAAGTTTTGGAAAAAATGAAGGAAATTGTAGATGGATGCATGGGAGATGCACCTCCATATTGTGAAGCTACTTGTCCTATGCATACGGATGTAAAGGGATATGTGAATCTAATAGCGGAAGAAAAATATAAAGAAGCTATTAAATTAATCAGAGAAAAATTGTTTATACCAGGATCACTAGGAAGAATATGTGCACATCCATGTGAAGAAAAATGTAAAAGAGAAGAAGCTTTTAAACAAGCTATGGCAATAGCAGCATTAAAAAGATTTGTTGCAGATAATTATGATGATGAATCTGATTGGGATACATCTATTAAACCTGAAAATGGAAAAAGTATTGCCATTATTGGAGCAGGACCAGCTGGTGCACAAGCAGCACTAGATTTAAGAAGAAAAGGTTATAAGGTAACAATATTTGAAAAACTCACAGTAGTGGGAGGAATGATGCGGGTAGGAATACCTGAGTATAGGTTACCTAGAAATATTATAGATCGTGAATATTCATTATTAGAAAAGATAGGTGTTGAATTTAGGCTAGGAGTAGAAGTTGGAAAGGATATATCTTTTGATCAATTAAGAAAAGATTTTCATGCTGTTGTTATAGCAGTAGGAGCTCATAAAGGTGTTGTGATTCCAGTAGAAGGACATGATCTTGAAGGGGTATTTGATGCAGTTAACTTTTTAAGAGAAGTTAGCTTAACAAGAAAATTCAATATAGGAAAGAAAATTGCTGTAATTGGTGGAGGAAATGTTGCAATAGATGTTGCTAGAAGTGCAAGAAGAGTAGGTGCAGAGGAAGTACATCTTGTATGCTTAGAACCAAAAGATCAAATGCCAGCCCATGATTGGGAAGTAGAAGAAGCAGAAGAAGAAGGAGTTATTGTACATGCAGGCTTTGGTCCGGAAAAAATTGTTGGTAAGAATAATAAGGTAGCAGGATTTGAAATTAAGAAGTGTACTTCTATATTTGATAAGGATGGAAAATTTAATCCAAAATTCGATGAAAAAAATAAGAAAATGTTAGACGTGGATAATGTAATTTTTGCTGTAGGTCAAGCAGTAGACAATTCTTTTGTAAAGGTAGAAGCACTAGAAACTCAAAGAGGTGGAAGATTTATAGTAAACCCAGTTACATTGCAAACAAAGCTAGAGGATGTATTTGTAGCAGGAGATGCAAGCGGTAGGTCTGTTATAGTAATAGAAGCAATGGCAGAAGGTAGAAAAGCTGCTATATCTGTAGATCGATACTTACAAGGAAAAGATATGACAGCAGATAGAGAATATGAAGGAACTTATGAAACATGGCTTGAAACTGAAATAAAAGAAGAAACAGATAATCTACCAAGAGTGAAAACTAAGCAATTAGATCCTAAAAAGAGAGTAAAAGGATTTGATGAAGTAGACCTAGGATTTACACAAGAGCAAGCAGTAGAAGAAGCATCAAGATGTTTAAAATGTGAATGTAAGCTTTGCATGAAAGAATGTATTATGTTAAATGATTTCTGTGAATGTCCGAAAGAATTATTCCAAAATATCATAGAAACGGGAGAAGTAGATCCAATCATACCTTATTCATGTAATATGTGCATCCAATGTACGATTGCATGTCCAAAGGATTTTAAAATGTCAGATCGATTTATGGAAATTAGAAAGAAAATGGTCAAGGCAAATAATGGAAAGTCACCAATAAAAGGACATAAAGCGATAGATATGCATCAAATGCTTGGCTTCTCAAAATTATTTAACACGGCTAGACCAGCAAAAAAATAG
- a CDS encoding LysR family transcriptional regulator — MNIEYCKAFYITVKVNSISKAAKILHLSQPALSMQIQSLEKELQVSLLKRSNKGVELTEAGEILFDYADTLLSLHENIERDIANHKSNNIQLLIGSCKTVGEYALPCSLYTYKQDHKNINIHFEITNTSGVVENLINRNINIGIIQGDMHYKNIKSEKITSDQLLLVTSLPNIKDTISLEELTKLPIILREEGSGTRAIIKKFLESHGMKLDDLNIIYELNSMEAIKSSVVAGKGISFIPEMTIRKELKTGILNRIHINNFEIVSDYYVVYRNKLDTHEKEFIKFIKSNKRGFC; from the coding sequence ATGAATATAGAATATTGCAAAGCTTTTTATATAACCGTTAAAGTCAATAGTATTTCTAAAGCTGCTAAAATCCTACATCTTTCTCAGCCTGCTTTAAGTATGCAAATACAGTCATTAGAAAAAGAATTACAAGTTAGTCTGCTAAAAAGAAGCAATAAAGGAGTAGAACTAACTGAAGCTGGTGAAATTCTATTTGATTATGCTGATACGCTTCTCTCTTTACATGAAAATATCGAAAGAGACATCGCAAATCATAAATCAAATAACATCCAGTTGCTTATTGGTTCATGTAAAACTGTAGGGGAGTATGCCCTTCCTTGCAGCTTATATACTTATAAACAAGATCATAAAAATATTAACATACACTTTGAAATTACAAATACGAGTGGTGTCGTTGAAAATTTAATCAATCGGAATATAAATATTGGCATTATTCAAGGTGATATGCATTATAAAAATATAAAAAGTGAAAAAATAACTTCCGATCAGTTGTTGTTAGTTACATCACTCCCTAATATAAAAGATACCATCTCTCTTGAAGAACTTACAAAGCTACCTATAATTCTTAGAGAAGAAGGATCTGGTACTAGAGCAATTATAAAAAAGTTTCTTGAATCACATGGTATGAAACTTGATGATCTGAATATTATCTATGAACTTAATTCAATGGAAGCCATAAAATCTTCGGTAGTTGCAGGAAAAGGCATCTCATTTATTCCTGAAATGACTATTCGAAAAGAATTAAAAACAGGTATTCTGAATAGAATTCATATAAATAATTTTGAAATTGTATCTGATTACTATGTTGTTTACAGAAATAAACTAGATACCCATGAAAAAGAATTTATTAAGTTTATTAAATCAAACAAAAGAGGGTTTTGCTAA